The region GGTCACGCTAATCGTGCGGCCCGTGGCCGATTCCACCGTCACCACCGCCCCCACCGGAGCCTGGCCCTCGCCAAGACCCGGCGCAGGATCGATGAACTGCTGCACCTGGGAGACCAGCAGCGGGGAGGCGGGCTGATGCTCCGCATTCACAATGACTACCTTGACCGTCTTCGGTCCGGCCCACAGCGGGAAGACCCGCGCTCCCCCTACGCCTTGAATCTGCTGCGCCCACTCCATATAATGATATTTATTGCCGCTCGTTGCAGGCCGCCGGGCCGAATCGAAGTACCGCTGACGCAATGCTTCATCCGTCTCCGCATCCGTGCCGGGAACCAGCAGGCCCGTAATCTCCCCCCGGGCCAGTCCCGGGATATAATCAATCGGCAGCAGCGCGCCCGTATACTGATTCCCCTCCGCCCCGGCAGTCTCGCTCTCCAGGCGGTACGTCCCCGGAGCCAGCTTCTCCGCCGCACTATAATGAAGCAGTCCCAGGGAGAAGCGGCTGCCCAGCGGAATATCCAGAGGCTGTTCACCGCTGGCATAGAACCTCGCGCCAAGCTGCGCTTTGCCTGCCGGATGACGCTTCAGTCCCGTCCAGGCAATGGTTCGTTCCAGATATTCGCCGTCCGCCGTATCCGGGAAGAACAGATTATTGCTGACCTCAAGCTCAAGATACATCTGGGCCATTTCAGCCGCTGCCGGCGCAAGCGCATCATAGATAATACTTCCCTCGCGCTTATCCAGCCCCTCTGGAACCCGATCCAGCATACGTTCCAGCAGAGCCTCGTACGTCTGATCCTCATACACTGGCCATCTCCTCCTTTCTAAGCTCCAAATCACCGTATACTGTGACAGCCGTACAGCTGAAGCTAACCGTATCTCCTTCAAAAAGAATCTCCACATCCTCAAGCGCCTGAATCCGCTCATCCTGGAGCAGCGCATCGCTGATCAGGCGGCGCAGCTCCGGCCGGGCCAGCAGCCTGTCCTGACCCAGCACCAGCTTCCACTCCGTTCCGTAGTCCGCGCTATAGATCAGGTGCTCATAACGGTTGGTCTGCAGCACCTTGATCGCTGCCTGCTTCACCGCTTCCAGCCCGTCTACCCGCCCGCCGATCCGACCGCGCTCCCAGTCCATCCGGTACGTCAGGCTCGGAGCATTCCCAGGAGCGGTCACATTCCCTTCCAGCGCTCCCGTCACCGGACCCGATCTGCCTATCGCCGGAATCATAGGTCCACCAGCCGATCGAGGACAATATAGCTCTGTCCGCCTTGCATCCGCACGAGCAGCACGCGGTCTCCCGCTTCAAGTCCACGGCGGAGCAGGATCTCCCGGCCTTCGATCACAGCCTTGCTCTCCATCACGGATTCAACCACAACCAGTGCGGCTCCCGTCAGCAGCAGCCGCTGCTCCACCTGAATCTGCAGCGGCTGTGCCAGAACCACCGTTCCATAAGAAAAAGCCACCGGATTCGTATTGGATACGGCCCCGAGGCTTGCCTGTTTAATAATATCGAGCATGTTGTCTACACCACCTTAATGTCTAGGGACATCGTATGCTCCCCTCCGGAAATTTTATGGCTGCATTGATCTACCAGGAACAGCTGTGTCTGGAATTCATCCAGCAGCACATAAATGAAGTTCCCTGCCCTCACCCGTATATCGCCAATAGCCTGCACGGAGAGACTGACCTTCTCGCGGTTATGCTGCTTCAGCAGATTGTCTGCTTTCTCCTGGATCTGCGCGGCATTCGCATTATCGTCCGCCTTCTGGTAGAGATGCAGGATACCCCAGCGCTTTACATTTTCTTTATCTGTGACCGGATAGAACTCGCGTTTGCCGGTCTTTTCGTTGTCCTGGTAGAGCAGAATCGTATTGTACGTATTATCGTCGATACTTCTTTTCAGCGAATAATCATACAGATAATGGCCTGCCCCCAGAATCACCTTAAGCAGCATGGACTGCGGGCTGCGCAGCGTCAGCTTGCCAAAATCATCATAGAACGCCATCAGCTGGCCCTTATACTGCAGCTCACTGCCGACCGCACCCATAATAATATCGAGCAGCTTCTTGCCGTCTTCGATCAGCGAGGGGATCTTGTACTCCGCCGGTTCCAGTAATCCAAGCCGCAAGCCGCGGTCTTTGGCAATGGTACTGATGACCTCAGCCGCAGTAACATCCTGAA is a window of Paenibacillus sp. FSL H3-0469 DNA encoding:
- a CDS encoding baseplate J/gp47 family protein, whose amino-acid sequence is MYEDQTYEALLERMLDRVPEGLDKREGSIIYDALAPAAAEMAQMYLELEVSNNLFFPDTADGEYLERTIAWTGLKRHPAGKAQLGARFYASGEQPLDIPLGSRFSLGLLHYSAAEKLAPGTYRLESETAGAEGNQYTGALLPIDYIPGLARGEITGLLVPGTDAETDEALRQRYFDSARRPATSGNKYHYMEWAQQIQGVGGARVFPLWAGPKTVKVVIVNAEHQPASPLLVSQVQQFIDPAPGLGEGQAPVGAVVTVESATGRTISVTAKVTLAGGYALQPVIQAFTALLEKYRKEKAFAATYISQSVIGALLLNTEGVVDYSLLKLNGGTANIPLLETEVPLFGNVVLEV
- a CDS encoding DUF2634 domain-containing protein, giving the protein MIPAIGRSGPVTGALEGNVTAPGNAPSLTYRMDWERGRIGGRVDGLEAVKQAAIKVLQTNRYEHLIYSADYGTEWKLVLGQDRLLARPELRRLISDALLQDERIQALEDVEILFEGDTVSFSCTAVTVYGDLELRKEEMASV
- a CDS encoding DUF2577 domain-containing protein, whose amino-acid sequence is MLDIIKQASLGAVSNTNPVAFSYGTVVLAQPLQIQVEQRLLLTGAALVVVESVMESKAVIEGREILLRRGLEAGDRVLLVRMQGGQSYIVLDRLVDL